CGGAATCGGTGGTCGAGTTCCTGAAGGCCATGAAGCAGTTCAACTTGACGAAGAACGAGTGCCTCATGATGGTGAACGATCCGCCGGCATCGGCGCTCCACATCCAGATCATGATCGAGGACTCGGACGAGCGGCTCACGGACGAACAGGTGGCCAAGATCATCGAGTACGCGGCCAAGGTTCGGGGCCCGGCGGACGGTGGGGGAGAAGGTGGTGGTGGTCATCAGGCAGACGAGCAGGATGGATAGAGTtagg
This is a stretch of genomic DNA from Culex pipiens pallens isolate TS chromosome 1, TS_CPP_V2, whole genome shotgun sequence. It encodes these proteins:
- the LOC120432328 gene encoding DNA-directed RNA polymerase III subunit RPC9 translates to MEIVNPNAAILTNFEVMATLKGMKSSKKKYGLRNLATITYETVQFLEGTSCKDQTAESVVEFLKAMKQFNLTKNECLMMVNDPPASALHIQIMIEDSDERLTDEQVAKIIEYAAKVRGPADGGGEGGGGHQADEQDG